The region CTTTTATGGTCGCATAGTGCAAATTCAATGTCTTTTGAACTCCAAAAGACCATAATGGTCGCTTAGTGAAAATTCAATGTCTTTTATGGTCGCATAGTGAAAATTTAAGGTCTTTTATGATTGCTAAGTGCAAATTCAAGGTCTTCTTTAAAATTGGTGGAAGAACCCCAAAAGACTATGATGGTGGCTTAGTGCAAATTCAAGGTCTTTTATGGTCGCATAGTGTAAATTTAAGGTCTTTTATGGTCGCATAGTGCAAATTCAATGTCTTTTGAACTCCAAAAGACCATAATGGTCGCTTAGTGAAAATTCAAGGTCTTTTATGGTCGCATAGTGAAAATTCAATGTCTTTTGAACTCCAAAAGACCATGATGGTCGCTTAGTGCAAATTCAAGGTCTTTTATGGTCGCATAGTGTAAATTTAAGGTCTTTTATGATTGCTAAGTGCAAATTCAAGGTCTTCTTTAAAATTGGTGGAAGAACCCCAAAAGACTATGATGGTGGCTTAGTTCAAATTCAAGGTCTTTTATGGTTGCATAGTGTAAATTTAAGGTCTTTTATGGTCGCATAGTGCAAATTCAATGTCTTTTGAACTCCAAAAGACCATAATGATCGCTTAGTGCAAATTCAAGGTCTTTTATGGTCGCATAGTGAAAATTCAATGTCTTTTGAACACCAAAAGACCATGATGGTCGCTTAGTGCAAATTCAAGGTCTTTTATGGTCGCATAATGCAAATTCAATGTCTTTTGAACTCCAAAAGACCATAATGGTCGCTTAGTGAAAATTCAAGGTCTTTTATGGTCGCATAGTGAAAATTCAATGTCTTTTGAACTCCAAAAGACCATGATGGTCGCTTAGTGAAAATTCAAGGTCTTTTATGGTCGCATAGTGTAAATTTAAGGTCTTTTATGATTGCTAAGTGCAAATTCAAGGTCTTCTTTAAAATTGGTGGAAGAACCCCAAAAGACTATGATGGTGGCTTAGTGCAAATTCAAGGTCTTTTATGGTCGCATAGTGTAAATTTAAGGTCTTTTAGGATTGCTAAGTTCAAATTCAAGGTCTTCTTTAAAATTGGTGGAAGAACCCCAAAAGACTATGATGGTGGCTTAGTGCAAATTCAAGGTCTTTTATGGTCGCATAGTGTAAATTTAAGGTCTTTTAGGGCCGCTAAGTGCAAATTCAAGGTCTTCTTTAAAATTGGTGGAAGAACCCCAAAAGACCATGATGGTCGCTTAGTGCAAATTCAAGGTCTTTTGAACTCCAAAAGACCATGATGGTCGCTTAGTGCAAATTCAAGGTCTTTTATGGTCGCATAGTGCAAATTCAAGGTCTTCTTTAAAATTGGTGGAAGAACCCCAAAAGACCATGATGGTCGCTTAGTGCAAATTCAAGGTCTTTTGAACTCCAAAAGACCATGATGGTCGCTTAGTGCAAATTCAAGGTCTTTTATGGTCGCATAGTGCAAATTCAAGGTCTTCTTTAAAATTGGTGGAAGAACCCCAAAAGACCATGATGGTCGCTTAGTGCAAATTCAAGGTCTTTTGAACTCCAAAAGACCATGATGGTCGCTTAGTGCAAATTCAAGGTCTTTTATGGTCGCATAGTGCAAATTCAAGGTCTTCTTTAAAATTGGTGGAAGAACCCCAAAAGACGATGATGGTCGCTTAGTGTAAATTCAAGGTCTTTTGAACTCCAAAAGACCATGATGGTCGCTTAGTGCAAATTCAAGGTCTTTTATGGTCGCATAGTGCAAATTCAAGGTCTTTTTGGGTCGCATAGTGCAAATTCAGAACCCAAAAGACCATGATGGCCGTATATACTATATTAAGGTCTTTTAAAGTCATTTTTCCCACAAAAAgtatacaaaaattagaaacTATGTATATCTAGCTAGCTAAGGATCCGCACTACCCACATATAATTGAACTGCATATGCCTGTCTGAATGTATCTATGTTGTTGTCGTTGAGCACCAATGTAGCTGACTTGTCGCACTTATCGGCAATGTGCATTTCCATTGTCTTAAGCATGAATATACCACAATCTCCGCTATAAAGATAAATTTAACTACGTTACTACCAAATTTGCAAGTATGGATTTAAAAaagaatatataaaataaaacttaCGTTCTCTTGTTAAGAGGAACAGTATCTGCAGGGGCTACTTTTATATTCATGTGACGATTGCACTGATGACGTAAGTTTTCAAAATGACCACTGCCTTGAAGTAAAAAAGGAAAATATTCTGCAAGTGGTTGCATAGATTTTTTCATGGCCTCTATAGAGATCCAGTGACTTGGAATCGAGTCATAAATCCATATCGTCCAGTTACAGATGTCAATTACCACTAACATCCAGTGTTGTTCACCGTCATTCCAAGGCACATAGAAGTAATTGACGCCCGACCAAACTCTCGCCCTAACTGGTCTGATTCCATCAACAAACAACATTAGCTCTGGAGTTTTTTTACATACATTACTATTTTCCTGTCGAGACACGTGGTATAGTGCACGCACATGTTGTCCAAACTCATCAGTCAATATGCATATATCTTTTGGAAAGATATTATGAAATTTATCCATTCTTTTTCTAAATAAATAGGTAATTTCATCGACATGCTGCCAAAaaaacatttattaattattaattatgataGGAATATAATtagtattatataattattatgatatatttgaaTGATAAATCTTACCTCACTATCAATATATCGTTGCTTTGCCAACAATATCTCAAAAAATCTTCTATCATGTGACATCTGGCCACAACGAATATAACTTGTACCACCTGTATCGCCATTGTACCACCTAAAGAATGCTTGCACATCATCTTCAATAGGTTGCCTAAAAGGGTCGAAAATAGGAGGTTCTAACTTAGAGTATCGACGTTTCCTTGGCCACGGTGTGAATGGTGATTTCAAGCTTGGGGCTCGTTTTCTTAACCTCAACGGTCGACCATCTCGAACGATTTGTTCTACCTCGTCACCAGGCTCTTCATTAGTAATTCCTTCATAAATAATGGATGGCGGTGTCTCATAGGAATTTGCAGACATATGAGACTGTGTGGTGACTTCGTTTTCTGCAGATTGTGTAGGAAAACCAGATGATGTATTCTCAACAATCTTCTCTCCTACAGGCGTGGAGGCTTGGCCACCCTCCATGTTCCTTTCTCCTATAGGTGTTACAAATCCATCTCCAAAAAAGTGTGCATAAGATGGTGAATCCTACAACCATGAAGTTACAAggcatattattataaataaaaatatagatgACAATAAAAATAGCTATATTAAAGTTATTGCAAATAAAATTTATTTGTTGGTTATCTTTTGTAGTCTTTTCTCCTCCAGCTCCAGAAAGTTGTGCAGCTATAGGTCGAAAGATATCAATCAAAATATCAAATCTTTCTAATAGTGTCTCATGCCTCACTCTATTCAAGTAAGCATGGTCGGCGATGGTTGTCATTATTGCGTCGTGCCTTTCTTTATTTACACGTTCAATCTCCTCATATCTTGCATTGTGCAACTTTTCTTGGTCGGCTATCAAACGCTTCATTGATTCCAATAACTCACTACGAGCATCATAAGAAGAGGGAGGCTGTGAAGATG is a window of Humulus lupulus chromosome 4, drHumLupu1.1, whole genome shotgun sequence DNA encoding:
- the LOC133828782 gene encoding uncharacterized protein LOC133828782 produces the protein MDKFHNIFPKDICILTDEFGQHVRALYHVSRQENSNVCKKTPELMLFVDGIRPVRARVWSGVNYFYVPWNDGEQHWMLVVIDICNWTIWIYDSIPSHWISIEAMKKSMQPLAEYFPFLLQGSGHFENLRHQCNRHMNIKVAPADTVPLNKRTGDCGIFMLKTMEMHIADKCDKSATLVLNDNNIDTFRQAYAVQLYVGSADP